In the Malania oleifera isolate guangnan ecotype guangnan chromosome 1, ASM2987363v1, whole genome shotgun sequence genome, one interval contains:
- the LOC131146706 gene encoding transcription factor GTE4-like translates to MASRPLGSDDSREKHRWPESNKVYTRKLHNKVLKNTNNVNTSTAVTANTANNSKNSNINAAQQSSQTLATTEDGKSSQPQILSQFDAASDDSSSLDRPHAGPPNGYELPNGNGVMGLVKVDNRIKINNLLVRSKSEIRDIRRKLVGELDQVRSWVKKLEGREVQLSGYSGVGGYSHSQVSANDLIEKGGSGLRGNSEVGSVGPRNSRPFRELSVSVMENSHGVSESAEKEKRTPKANQYYRNSEFLLGKDKFPPPESNKKLKSKKHGGEGAHGFGMDKNMNQVFKSCNTLLAKLMKHKHGWVFNVPVDVKGLGLHDYYTIIKQPMDLGTVKSKLSKNWYKSPREFAEDVRLTFCNAMTYNPRGQNVHIMAEALLNMFEEKWAAIEAEYNLNWRYGVGREVSLPTPTSRKAPPHLPPQPRPETRTLDRLESMTMPVDSKLKPVSYASVGRTPVPKKPKAKDPHKRDMTYEEKQRLSMNLQSLPSEKLDNIVQIIKKRNSALSQHDDEIEVDIDSVDAETLWELDRFVTNYKKSLSKNKRKAELTLQARAKTSRTHETNLAPAMVELPKETKTDEKTVSTSPGQKEKQGDNASLSSSSTSSSSDSGSSSSDSDSGSSSAYGSDAGHSPGSQRS, encoded by the exons ATGGCTTCGAGACCATTAGGTAGTGATGATTCTAGGGAAAAGCATCGGTGGCCTGAGAGTAACAAGGTCTATACGCGGAAGCTCCACAACAAAGTCCTGAAGAACACAAACAACGTCAACACATCCACTGCCGTCACCGCCAACACCGCCAACAATAGCAAGAACAGCAACATCAACGCTGCCCAGCAGTCTTCGCAAACCTTAGCGACGACTGAAGATGGAAAATCATCACAGCCACAGATCTTATCACAGTTCGATGCAGCCTCCGACGATTCATCGAGCCTTGATCGGCCCCACGCTGGGCCACCAAACGGCTATGAGCTACCCAATGGAAATGGAGTGATGGGTTTAGTGAAGGTGGATAATAGAATCAAGATTAATAATTTGTTGGTGAGGTCGAAGAGTGAGATTAGGGATATAAGGAGGAAGCTGGTTGGAGAGCTTGATCAGGTGAGGAGCTGGGTGAAGAAACTTGAAGGTAGGGAGGTTCAGCTTAGTGGTTATTCTGGTGTTGGAGGGTACAGTCATTCTCAGGTGTCGGCAAATGATCTGATAGAGAAGGGAGGAAGTGGGTTGAGGGGGAACTCTGAAGTGGGTTCTGTGGGACCACGCAATTCGCGACCATTTCGAGAGCTTAGTGTTTCAGTAATGGAGAACAGCCATGGGGTTAGTGAATCTGCTGAGAAAGAGAAGAGAACACCAAAGGCTAATCAATATTATCGGAATTCAGAATTCTTGTTGGGAAAGGATAAATTCCCACCACCAGAGAGCAACAAGAAGTTGAAGTCTAAGAAACATGGGGGAGAAGGGGCACATGGGTTTGGGATGGATAAGAATATGAATCAAGTGTTTAAGAGTTGTAACACTTTGCTAGCAAAATTGATGAAGCATAAGCATGGTTGGGTATTTAATGTACCGGTGGATGTGAAGGGGCTAGGTTTACATGACTATTACACGATCATTAAACAACCAATGGATTTAGGTACGGTTAAGAGTAAGCTTAGCAAGAATTGGTATAAGTCACCTAGGGAGTTTGCAGAGGATGTGAGACTTACGTTCTGCAATGCCATGACATATAATCCAAGAGGGCAAAATGTTCACATCATGGCAGAGGCTTTATTGAATATGTTTGAAGAGAAGTGGGCAGCCATCGAAGCAGAATATAATCTTAATTGGAGATATGGTGTGGGTCGTGAAGTGAGTTTACCAACTCCCACCTCAAGGAAGGCTCCCCCTCATCTACCACCGCAGCCTCGCCCAGAAACAAGAACACTGGATAGGTTGGAATCTATGACAATGCCTGTTGATTCCAAGTTGAAACCTGTGAGTTATGCTTCAGTAGGTAGGACACCTGTCCCAAAAAAACCTAAAGCCAAGGATCCCCATAAAAGGGACATGACCTATGAAGAGAAGCAGAGGCTCAGCATGAACCTTCAGAGTTTACCCTCAGAGAAGCTTGACAACATTGTGCAGATCATTAAGAAGAGAAATTCAGCACTTTCGCAACATGATGATGAGATCGAAGTTGACATTGATAGTGTTGATGCAGAAACACTTTGGGAACTCGATAGGTTTGTGACCAATTACAAGAAGAGTTTAAGCAAGAACAAGAGGAAAGCTGAACTAACTCTTCAAGCTAGAGCCAAAACTAGCCGCACCCATGAAACT AACCTAGCCCCAGCCATGGTGGAACTACCAAAAGAAACTAAAACAG ATGAAAAGACAGTTTCCACTTCTCCTGGCCAAAAAGAAAAGCAGGGGGATAATGCAAGTCTTTCAAGTAGTTCAACCAGTTCCAGCAGTGATTCTGGATCGTCTTCAAGTG ACTCTGATAGTGGCAGTTCCTCTGCCTATGGATCAGATGCGGGTCATTCACCTGGGTCTCAAAGGAGTTAG